In Calothrix sp. PCC 7507, one DNA window encodes the following:
- a CDS encoding anti-sigma factor domain-containing protein encodes MRGSIPPEDLQELLAGYVLGDISPTEARQIEQLIASDPAIASEITQLQQVLESTHNTPEINPPPALKEAILAAYQPAREEYTHKLLAWRRNWPKGLGVVAAMLILGLSISNYLLWRALQTSRAEIAQIQPLTLVLQPIAVNTPASVKVKVNPQKLEATLTVKDLPPLSPGKVYVLWTVLAPNAPFTTDTKNAILTQVFTVDADGNLSRQIPVPPVFRQQGIVKAVAVTVEDATAPQRHKSSPILIQQL; translated from the coding sequence ATGAGAGGATCTATACCGCCAGAAGATTTACAAGAGCTACTTGCAGGGTATGTGCTTGGGGATATTAGTCCCACAGAAGCCCGCCAAATTGAGCAACTGATAGCTAGTGACCCAGCGATCGCTTCCGAAATTACTCAGTTACAACAGGTGTTGGAAAGCACTCATAATACACCAGAAATTAATCCACCGCCTGCTTTAAAGGAAGCCATCTTAGCTGCCTATCAGCCTGCTAGGGAGGAATACACCCACAAACTATTAGCCTGGCGGCGAAACTGGCCTAAAGGATTAGGAGTAGTGGCGGCGATGCTGATTTTAGGTTTAAGTATTAGCAACTACCTGTTGTGGCGGGCTTTGCAAACAAGCCGTGCAGAGATAGCTCAGATACAGCCATTGACTTTAGTACTCCAACCCATCGCCGTTAACACCCCCGCCTCAGTCAAAGTGAAAGTGAACCCCCAGAAACTAGAAGCAACCTTAACAGTAAAAGACTTACCACCGTTGTCACCAGGCAAGGTTTATGTACTGTGGACAGTGTTGGCGCCCAATGCCCCTTTTACCACTGATACCAAAAACGCTATTTTGACCCAAGTATTTACCGTAGATGCAGACGGTAACTTATCAAGGCAAATTCCCGTACCTCCAGTATTTCGTCAGCAGGGAATAGTTAAAGCTGTTGCTGTCACCGTAGAAGATGCGACAGCACCCCAACGCCACAAATCCTCGCCGATTTTGATTCAGCAATTGTGA
- a CDS encoding sigma-70 family RNA polymerase sigma factor: protein MVFSTRAWAINNRLVSCVMDFERPSQVESQTLSDTNLWLALRNGQVDALGCLYDRHASLVYGLALKVLGNRQEAEDLTQDIFLTLAKKAGYDPSRGSLRTYLAILTRSRAIDRMRSRKTAQSLIERSQINVSEEKTTNSPFDYAFANERSQQVQVALAELSSSQRQILQMAYLEGFTQAKIAELLEIPLGTVKARARRGLLKLRQILQMDGD, encoded by the coding sequence ATGGTATTCTCAACTAGGGCATGGGCAATCAACAACCGTTTAGTCTCCTGTGTTATGGACTTTGAGCGACCGAGCCAGGTTGAAAGTCAAACTCTATCTGATACAAACCTGTGGTTAGCGTTGCGAAATGGACAGGTGGACGCTTTAGGTTGTCTTTATGACCGTCATGCCTCTTTGGTTTATGGTTTAGCTTTGAAGGTTTTGGGCAATCGCCAAGAAGCTGAGGATCTGACCCAGGATATTTTTTTGACCTTGGCAAAGAAAGCTGGATATGATCCGAGTAGGGGATCTTTGAGAACCTATCTGGCAATTTTGACACGATCGCGGGCAATTGATCGAATGCGATCGCGCAAAACTGCCCAAAGCCTGATTGAGCGCTCCCAAATCAATGTCAGTGAAGAAAAAACCACTAATTCCCCCTTTGATTATGCCTTTGCTAACGAGCGATCGCAGCAAGTACAGGTAGCTTTAGCAGAACTATCGTCAAGTCAGAGGCAAATTTTACAAATGGCTTACTTGGAAGGGTTCACTCAAGCCAAAATTGCCGAGTTATTAGAGATTCCCTTGGGGACGGTAAAAGCTAGAGCGCGCCGTGGACTCCTAAAATTGCGCCAGATATTACAAATGGACGGAGATTGA
- a CDS encoding CHRD domain-containing protein yields the protein MNSVNKIFRNALLGAIACLLVVSISTPALSKLVTSVSTHLIGSNQSNQSQILPLKDLDNNLQSATSVLLAQGLPSSTFKTYIAALSPKNVVPSSPTTDARGTVGASLSGNRLVVRASFRQLSSALRDYATDPVNPPNPNITSAFHIHKGASNANGPFQYALNVTLNTSGDGGSAAGDYTLTPEQLQALDQGQLYVDLHTTKNRGGELRGILLTY from the coding sequence ATGAATTCAGTGAATAAAATTTTCCGCAACGCTTTGCTAGGCGCTATTGCTTGTTTATTAGTTGTCAGTATTTCTACTCCGGCTTTAAGCAAGTTAGTAACTTCTGTTTCCACCCACTTGATTGGGAGTAACCAATCTAATCAATCCCAGATTTTACCACTCAAGGATTTGGATAACAATCTCCAATCAGCTACGTCAGTATTGTTAGCTCAAGGTTTACCTAGCAGTACTTTCAAGACCTATATTGCAGCTTTGAGTCCCAAAAATGTCGTACCCAGTTCTCCCACTACAGATGCTCGTGGAACTGTTGGTGCTTCTTTATCTGGTAATCGATTGGTGGTACGCGCCAGTTTTAGGCAGTTGAGTAGCGCCCTACGTGACTATGCAACCGATCCAGTGAATCCCCCTAATCCTAACATTACCTCTGCTTTCCATATTCACAAAGGCGCATCCAATGCGAATGGACCGTTTCAGTATGCGCTAAATGTGACATTAAATACATCAGGTGACGGGGGAAGTGCTGCTGGAGACTACACTCTCACCCCTGAACAATTGCAAGCTCTCGATCAAGGTCAGCTTTATGTAGACTTACACACTACAAAAAATCGGGGTGGAGAACTGCGCGGTATTTTGTTGACTTATTAG